Proteins found in one Lutimonas zeaxanthinifaciens genomic segment:
- a CDS encoding ABC transporter ATP-binding protein yields the protein MIKAENIHKYYGDLQVLKGVDLHIKKSEIVAIVGPSGAGKTTLLQILGTLDKPTQCEALSINDTEVKRLNDKSLSKFRNKHIGFIFQFHQLLPEFTALENVCIPGFIMNRSRKEVEKEAERLLSFMGLSDRKDHKPSELSGGEQQRVAVARALINKPDVIFADEPSGNLDTVSSRNLHELFFTLRDKFQQTFVIVTHNQELAQMADRKLEMKDGKIIDS from the coding sequence ATGATCAAAGCTGAAAACATCCATAAATATTATGGAGATCTCCAAGTTCTTAAAGGTGTGGACCTGCATATTAAAAAAAGTGAGATCGTTGCGATTGTGGGCCCGAGCGGGGCCGGGAAAACAACCCTTTTACAGATCCTGGGCACCCTTGACAAACCCACCCAATGTGAGGCTTTGTCCATCAATGATACGGAGGTAAAAAGACTTAACGACAAGTCGCTTTCAAAATTCCGAAACAAACATATTGGATTTATTTTTCAGTTCCATCAGCTGCTACCTGAATTTACAGCCCTGGAAAACGTTTGCATACCGGGTTTCATAATGAACAGGTCGAGAAAAGAGGTGGAGAAAGAGGCTGAAAGATTATTATCGTTTATGGGCCTCTCTGATCGGAAGGATCATAAACCCAGTGAACTGTCGGGAGGTGAACAGCAAAGAGTAGCGGTAGCTCGGGCTCTGATTAACAAACCCGATGTGATATTCGCTGATGAACCAAGCGGTAATCTGGATACCGTTTCCTCGAGGAATTTGCACGAATTATTTTTCACTCTGCGTGATAAGTTTCAGCAAACTTTCGTCATTGTAACCCATAATCAGGAATTGGCTCAAATGGCGGATCGAAAACTTGAAATGAAGGACGGGAAGATTATTGATTCATAA
- a CDS encoding 5'-methylthioadenosine/adenosylhomocysteine nucleosidase, protein MKIGIISAMKEEIQAILNVLEVRKKSTKGMRTYFEGTLFGKEVVIVFSRWGKVASATTVTQLLNDFKIQEIIFTGVAGAIQPEVSIGDIIIGEELYQHDLDGSPLVDTYEVPLLGLRSFTTNHENRIKLKRACEDFFDHIHNYLDHDKLVQFKISKPNIHIGAIASGDQFISRKEQISSILSGLPQVKCVEMEGAAVAQVCYEYNIPYSIIRTISDNANQNAHVDFPKFAHEVASIYARAVLENYLKV, encoded by the coding sequence ATGAAAATAGGTATTATTAGTGCCATGAAGGAGGAGATTCAGGCCATTCTTAATGTACTGGAAGTTCGAAAAAAGTCAACAAAAGGCATGCGTACCTATTTCGAAGGAACACTTTTTGGAAAAGAAGTTGTCATCGTTTTTTCAAGATGGGGAAAAGTTGCTTCGGCTACAACAGTAACCCAGCTTTTAAACGATTTTAAGATTCAGGAAATTATATTTACCGGAGTTGCAGGTGCCATTCAACCTGAAGTTTCCATAGGTGACATTATTATAGGAGAGGAACTCTATCAGCATGATTTAGACGGAAGTCCTTTAGTAGATACCTATGAAGTTCCTCTTTTAGGATTGAGATCTTTTACTACGAACCATGAGAACCGAATTAAATTAAAAAGGGCCTGTGAAGATTTTTTTGATCATATTCATAATTACCTTGATCATGATAAGTTAGTCCAGTTTAAAATTTCCAAACCAAATATTCATATTGGTGCTATTGCCTCCGGGGATCAGTTTATTTCAAGAAAAGAACAAATTTCTTCTATTCTATCGGGGCTGCCTCAGGTAAAATGTGTTGAAATGGAGGGCGCTGCGGTTGCACAGGTTTGTTATGAATACAATATTCCGTACTCGATCATTCGAACGATTTCAGATAACGCCAATCAGAACGCTCATGTGGATTTTCCAAAATTTGCGCATGAAGTTGCCAGTATTTATGCACGTGCGGTCTTAGAAAATTATCTGAAAGTTTAA